A genomic stretch from Argiope bruennichi chromosome 2, qqArgBrue1.1, whole genome shotgun sequence includes:
- the LOC129961733 gene encoding uncharacterized protein LOC129961733 has translation MTSPVSSVEDAFHTPEDSVTPSKSEQPTGRAPPSSIEHDPGNPPPEIPSTAGQTTKRVPLFSIEYDSDSPPSEIPSTSGHPTQRLPLSSIEHDPDNPPPETPVSQDEPIPIQILPRRERIRIQLPLWRQHIYDFRYYIYIALIIALLAILFCVVGYIIHMEILFLGIATGLGAMCFSFSWLTIAPGPPFQSDIHGNELVPAYRYPRVIDESSESSKKPASKSETPSGSSSSSESTTQKSSSAAGSAEQQSSTSSRSKTEKSRSSAGSAEKKS, from the exons ATGACGTCGCCTGTATCTAGTGTTGAAGATGCCTTTCACACTCCCGAAGATTCTGTAACGCCCTCAAAGTCGGAACAACCGACAGGTAGGGCACCTCCATCCAGCATCGAACATGATCCAGGCAATCCTCCACCTGAAATTCCCTCGACAGCAGGACAGACAACGAAACGAGTACCTCTATTCAGCATTGAATATGATTCGGATAGTCCTCCATCTGAAATTCCCTCGACATCAGGACACCCAACGCAACGACTACCTCTATCCAGCATCGAACATGATCCAGACAATCCTCCACCTGAAACTCCTGTATCGCAAGATGAACCG aTTCCAATTCAAATACTCCCACGGCGTGAAAGAATCAGAATCCAGCTTCCTTTATGGCGCCAACATATTTATGATTTtcgctattatatatatattgctctaATTATTGCCCTGTTGGCTATCTTATTTTGCGTTGTTGGATACATTATACACATGGAAATACTTTTCTTGGGGATTGCAACTGGATTGGGAGCAATGTGCTTCTCTTTTTCATGGCTTACTATTGCTCCAGGGCCACCATTTCAAAGTGATATACATGGGAACGAACTCGTGCCTGCTTATCGTTATCCACGAGTTATAGACGAGTCTT CGGAATCCTCGAAAAAACCAGCCTCAAAAAGTGAGACCCCCTCTGGAAGTAGTAGCTCATCCGAAAGTACAACACAGAAAAGTAGTAGCGCCGCTGGAAGTGCAGAGCAACAGAGTAGTACCTCATCCAGAAGTAAAACAGAGAAAAGTAGAAGCTCCGCTGGAAGTGCagagaagaaaagttaa